The following is a genomic window from Calliphora vicina chromosome 5, idCalVici1.1, whole genome shotgun sequence.
ttaaacaaattcctGTGtattatatgattttcttttcgtTTTTTGACTAGAAAATGGCTAAAAAATATAGGAATATCATCTAAAATTATAGTTCATTctcaaatgtttattttacCATTTAATAGGTAGGTCTTGAATTGCCAATTACGATAAATATAATTGTAAGAAATCGCAACCATATAGGGTCCAAATTTTAATCAGTTTTATGCTACTCCTGCACTGTTATACAGGGTGGTTTACCTCTAGTAGAAGCAGCGTTGGTAGTTTCATGTTAATAacttgacttttggtagtttgttCCTTTTGGTTGCCTACCATAATTCTAAATGCATAtgtattttgagaaaaattatcTTTAATATATAGTTAAGTCGGGCTATAATGAACGTATCTAGCTAGTAGTGTTCAGTTCAAAAATCGCCAGAGTCAAGAAAATACTTATCAAGGCGAATCTAATAGGTGACAGCGCATGGCATCAAATACAACAAGGCAAAGTGTCAAAATCAgctgataataaataaaaattgtaaacaaatactttattttagaaatgatgaatattttgtaatagtTTAGatgaaaaacatataaattttacatttgcgtTTCATTGAACAACTTGTACTTCATATAATTCACATGAAGctgtaaaattttgatattttgtattgCTTTAAGTATAAAAAACTACCATATAATATCCGTATGAGCACCCGGCCAAATTCCGTCTAAACATGAACAAAGTTATTACCAATAAAGATGTTTTCATTTTCGACAACTTTGTACATCATCTAATCCAAGTTTCTATATAtttcaaagtaatttttaaatattaaagatgTGCGTCCGGCCAAAGTCCGCCAATACATGCAAGAAGTTATCAAcagtaaaaacaaattgaaattaaatctgTGCTAaagaaattgatttatttaataaaactttaatttttagtgataaattaataattttttatacattattgtgcaaaaactaaattttcacaaactaaaattataatttaatatgtatgtacaaggcgaatttataggtgacgacagaaccaaggcgtattaacaaggtgagtgcgtcccggcaacaaatacaacaatgcaaaaacaacagacaatttgtttttgttaaaatgtacggtaaatgtcaaaatcaaggtgaattaaaatattactatgttatttacaataacaaatgtaaacataaacaaagtttgacatatagtgtacataaaaccacagcgaattaagaaacagctgattttatgcactcaccttgttaatacgccttggacagaaccaaggcgtatttaacaaggtgacagcagtggcgaattgaaataaatacaggcgaattcacttagtttttatatatagagtttgacatacggacgtacgggcgaatattttttaaatatgtagtttgacatttgtgcgtgctatttctataatcagctgtgctgccgatggcaccttattaaatgcaccttggacaGAACTAACAATTTCATTGTTTGTTGTTTAGTCAAGTGAACTGTCATTCATTGACAACTGAAtaaacaactgaataaaaaaaataatcagctgttcttctgtaGTCACcgtctatagattcgccttgtgTATGAATTTTTCTCAACAATGAGAGTTGtttcgaatgtcaaactccatatataaaaaaaaatgaattcgcTCATATTTGCCTGAATTCGTCACAGCTACCACCTGGTACATATATGAATTTGCCTTGATGTTTACATTAATATAATAAAGACGAATTCGACGAATTCATATAGTTTAAAAAgtgttaataataataaaatagataTTAAAATATGCGTGTGTGCACTTATTGCAAATTTAAATATCCAAAGGGAAGTGGAACTTTGTTCCGCGTACCTAAGGATGAACTAACTCGGATGAAGTGGAGTGAAATTTGCAGAGTAGATTTCAAGACAAGCTCCCGTGTTTGTTCCAAACACTTTTTGGATTCCAGTATGGTGAAGGTTGGAAGCGGAATGAGCCTCTTACCAAATGCGGAACCTTATATAGGAGAAATTCCAAAGTAAGTATACCAATCTGGTCAGGATAACTTTCAGAGATTCGAATTTTTTCATAACCTTAATATAGAGTGGCTTGCATTTTAAGCGACATATAGTAAAAAAATGAGCTTCGTGTCTCTAGTAGAAGTTTTCCCCTTGCTATCAGTCTAGGTTGAATGACACTAGCAGGCATAAGAAGAAGAATAAGTTTACATTATTAGATGATAGAATTTTACGTGAAAtcatcaatttattttatttgctttgaaaaattctgaaaaggAAAGTGTAAAATGACTAGCTGTTGTCTTTGCAAAAAGAAAATGCAACGTGAAAATGGGACCTTCTTCGGTGTTCCAAAAGACGAGAGAAGAAAAAGGTGGAGTGAGATTTGTCGGTTGCAGTTCGCAAAGAACGCACGTATATGTGAAGATCACTTCCTGCCAACCGATATCATAAGATCTTCAAAACAGTTCCTTTTACTGCCCAATGCAGTGCCTTTTGTTCAGACAAAACAAACTCAAACAGCGTAAGTGCACTCAAATcataaacgaaattatttttgcgGGTAATGTGAAACATGTTCTTGATATTGTGTCGGGAACATTTTCTTATTAGGATTGTAAGGTATATCTTTAATCTTCGGAGACGGGAATATATTTCTGATAACGTCAAACGTTTTATTGTTGTCTCCTTTCTAAATTTCATACGTTATCGTAACTTTTTATGTTTTCACAGAGTCTTTAATTGTGGGTTACCCGCACTACTTCGATCTATATTCTCTTTTATGCATTATATTAGGAATCCACAAATTTTGATACCAATGATTCATTTGGTTAtgttgaacaatattttttagtttaaattgctAGGTATTGTAATTACTTGATTCTAGAACTTGGAGTCTTCTCATATTCTAATGGTGCTTTTCGgcataaactaatttattacGATACCACAATACATGTGCAATGTCATGAAAATTCGTTAGTTGGATTGAATAcgattcattttaatttaaataagatcATGATGCAATAAGTGATTTTGTATCTACTTGTAGATCTTTAAGAGTTaggcttttattatttttaaaaaataagggagattccgaagaaaaaaatatatcctAATTGCCAATTCAAGCTATTTTAAATGATATCGCAACATTTGAGTatccatatacatataagtttggcCTTAATTCCATTACTTGAATGTATGAATAAATAATTGTTCAATGCATAACCTGGTATTGTATTGCAGCAGTGCAAGTTGTAAagcaaaaatagttttcaaaaaatacgtGTACATTGATACAGTTGTTAATTGGTCATATATAACAAGGCGTattaatacgccttgatatacatataatgtaaaaataaaaaaatattaaatttattttactccCAATTTTGTAGtactacaaaaattaaaaaaaaaagttttattatttttattttagaaaaaaaagagtgTTTTGTGCACTAGGCTGCCCATCCGATAAACAACTTTATAAATTCCCAAGCAGAATAAATGATGTAGAAAggtaaatataaaatgtaaaaacgacatgctgttttttttgtatctgtTAACTGGTTTTtataattaagaactttttaaatttttgataaaaatctcacgctgaaaaatgttttaaaaataaacagttAACCGAACCGTATGTATTTATTAGAAACAAATATTTCCTAACTAATTTTTCTAGTAAAAATAATGacaaactgaaataatattgaatatAGTGAAAAATCGGTTAACCTGTTTGTTCAGCTAAAACCGTATTCGAAACCAGTTTTTTAAAGAACAgtgcaatgttttttttttcttttttttttatatatttttcgttttgtatacaaaatgatgcgctaaaagttgtaaaataaataatgtaatttacattttaaaatgttgcagAAGAATGTTATGgctaaacttttttgatatgGAGGATCCCAATATTGAGGATATCTTTGCCTGTGAAAGACACTTTTCCCATATGCAATCCACTGAAAAAGGCATTCGATTGGATGCAGTTCCAGATGTGCCGTAAGTTGCAAAATATTCTCAAAATGTCTTATGTATTATTCCTAAGTTATCAAATAGATTCATCtgatacatataaaaaataaacaatttcttgCACGCTTGAAAAGTAATGAAACAGCTTGTGCattgtcttttaaattatacttaaacatATATACTTACATATGGATTTCCTCAATAATTGCAGCACATTATACAATACGATAATAGAGTCATTTAGCAAAAAtcccaacaaattgatgtaagtaaaatatgttcaacataaaacaaaacatatttaaatttataatacattttagaaaaaaggcCTCCGTAACTACATCTGGCACACAAGAAGATATAATTTATAGCAagaaaaatggaatatttacacaaaatgtatataacatAAATAACAATGTTCAATCTGCTCTATTCCAAGGGAATCCTGTTTTAGAAATCCCTCTTATTAAAACGGATTCAAGGACAGCATCCACGCAAACTAATACTCGTCTCTGCGGTACAATACAAGTTTCAGAGTTTGCAGATCAATACCGCATTAATTGTTTCTATTGttgtaaaacattttcaatGGAAAAGTGGAAAATATTCAGAAATCATCTGAATAAAAAGCACTTTGCAAAAGAAGAAGCCTTTAAAATATCCAAATATGCTTCTATTGATCACGATTACACTCCCATACGTTTACCATCGTCCTCTCCAATTGAGGTCGATCCTCTTATACATACTCCATCACCTGAAACTGTTGTTATTAATGCTAACTCACTACTACCATACGTAGTCAAACCAGTAGAATCTACATATGGTCCACCTGAAGCTGATGTTTCAAATCCGAATTTCTATTATACACCAGAGGACACCATAATCATAAGTGACGAaccagaaaattttaataattttgtaaattctgAGAGCTATTTGTTTAAAGTTCCAACTTCACTGAACAATGTCAAAAATGGACCCAAGCCTTCCTCCTCAACACACTCTTCTAAAAACGAAAAGAACAAACCGATTAAAAAGAGAACTATTAGAAAATCTTCTAAAAATGTTATAGGAAATACTGGGAAAAAGGTGAGTTAAATTTATATGATGATTAGATGTTTACAAGGAAATAACATCTTTTGATGCAATtgtataaaactttatttaattctACTAATAGAATTTCACTTTTAGATCATCTCTTCGGGtgtactttatataaaaaatacaaaacggGTAAGAATAAATTACAatatatgtgtatgtatataaaaacataacaacATACTTGGTTTATAGCAAACATCAAATAAAACTGCTTTAAGTCGCTGTCTTAAGAGATCTGATACAATTGAAACAATAGAGCCAGTAGAAGTTATGGACGAAGGTGAACCCAATACTactaaaaattttcaacagGAGACTACAGAGGTACATAATGCGAAGAAGTTTACTTTTAAACAGcttttgttatttgttattatcTCTTTATAGCTTTCATTCGAATATACACCTCATGATATAATAGATTTTCTGTTGGAGAGCATGAAGAATTACCCGGTCTTGTGGGAATTTGATAACGAACCGTTCAACGAAGACTATTACGAAGCAATCGAAGAGTTGTGCAAATTAATCAACGTAAAATGGTCTTTGAATATAGATACTTTA
Proteins encoded in this region:
- the LOC135961636 gene encoding uncharacterized protein LOC135961636 codes for the protein MTSCCLCKKKMQRENGTFFGVPKDERRKRWSEICRLQFAKNARICEDHFLPTDIIRSSKQFLLLPNAVPFVQTKQTQTAKKRVFCALGCPSDKQLYKFPSRINDVERRMLWLNFFDMEDPNIEDIFACERHFSHMQSTEKGIRLDAVPDVPTLYNTIIESFSKNPNKLIKKASVTTSGTQEDIIYSKKNGIFTQNVYNINNNVQSALFQGNPVLEIPLIKTDSRTASTQTNTRLCGTIQVSEFADQYRINCFYCCKTFSMEKWKIFRNHLNKKHFAKEEAFKISKYASIDHDYTPIRLPSSSPIEVDPLIHTPSPETVVINANSLLPYVVKPVESTYGPPEADVSNPNFYYTPEDTIIISDEPENFNNFVNSESYLFKVPTSLNNVKNGPKPSSSTHSSKNEKNKPIKKRTIRKSSKNVIGNTGKKIISSGVLYIKNTKRQTSNKTALSRCLKRSDTIETIEPVEVMDEGEPNTTKNFQQETTELSFEYTPHDIIDFLLESMKNYPVLWEFDNEPFNEDYYEAIEELCKLINVKWSLNIDTLKMRRSVNRILKFYCSVYPCENVENVNQFANFYDKCAAFLPKSVYDIAYARCSHCYRCFKNESELKAHLLEEYKYLQWPHKCVQCKECFRESDEFEFHKLLPHFEEVFRCELCNKSFVHRNKFNKHVSRHQIKQSDEPGKYVCNICGKVFKISGELRGHLIYHGEKKHKCHLCPKSYYTNATLRRHIMSHNKEYELMCEVCGKGFIHHTNLREHMTKHTGAKVTCNICNLQLRKSSLMRHLRTVHVACEGTIETTFRAKNHHYKRLLLRPNRRRSYRKRYKKEKNYICKICNIRFDGYKFLVEHNKEFHADAPKWPCKICNTVFRHKINIRRHYREKHNLHVYQAFKLVDQNEDLETVLAIQPEELEKLCETLAYSLNGPSSAKTPIHTTMVKSDPSAEEIYIDEERLHSDTIQDEIMQVADHDSTSTHEIKVDDDHYMNDFFTNLLK